From Paraburkholderia flava, a single genomic window includes:
- a CDS encoding class I SAM-dependent rRNA methyltransferase: MNIVTLKPSKEKSLQRRHPWVYANAIDRVDGKPVAGDTVLVRAHDGRFLARAAWSPHSQIRARVWSFDETEPIDHAFFKRRVQRALAHRQTMVRDTGAVRLIFGEADGLPGLIVDYYVPDASQNAQGQLVCQFMAAGVEAWKTAIVDALTGATSCPNVYERSDVSIREKEGLGQITGVLAGDPPADTLIASENGVRYHVDVLHGHKTGFYIDQRDNRALVQQFAQDRDVLNCFCYTGGFSLAALKGGAKRVVSVDSSGEALALAQRNVEANGYDAARAEWLDADAFKTLRRLYDEGERFDLIVLDPPKFAPSREHVDRAARAYKDINLTGFKLLRPGGLLFTYSCSGAIDADLFQKIVAGAAADARVDARILKRLGAGVDHPLLTAFPEGEYLKGLLLQIA, translated from the coding sequence ATGAATATCGTTACGCTCAAACCGTCGAAAGAAAAATCGCTGCAGCGCCGGCATCCGTGGGTCTACGCGAATGCAATCGATCGGGTCGACGGCAAGCCGGTCGCCGGCGATACGGTGCTCGTGCGTGCGCACGACGGCCGCTTTCTCGCGCGCGCCGCATGGAGTCCGCATTCGCAGATCCGCGCGCGCGTCTGGAGCTTCGACGAAACCGAACCGATCGATCACGCGTTCTTCAAGCGCCGCGTGCAACGCGCGCTTGCGCATCGGCAGACGATGGTTCGCGATACGGGTGCGGTTCGGTTGATCTTCGGTGAGGCGGATGGTTTGCCGGGGTTGATCGTCGATTACTACGTGCCGGATGCGTCGCAAAACGCCCAGGGCCAGCTCGTCTGCCAGTTCATGGCCGCAGGCGTCGAAGCATGGAAAACCGCGATCGTCGATGCGCTGACCGGCGCGACCAGTTGCCCGAACGTCTACGAACGCTCGGATGTATCGATCCGCGAGAAGGAAGGCCTCGGGCAGATCACCGGCGTGCTGGCCGGCGACCCGCCCGCCGACACGCTGATCGCGAGCGAGAACGGCGTCCGCTATCACGTCGACGTGCTGCACGGTCACAAGACCGGCTTCTACATCGACCAGCGCGACAACCGCGCGCTCGTGCAGCAGTTCGCACAGGACCGCGACGTACTGAACTGCTTCTGCTACACCGGCGGTTTCTCGCTGGCCGCGTTGAAGGGCGGGGCGAAGCGGGTCGTGTCGGTGGATTCGTCGGGCGAAGCGCTCGCGCTCGCGCAGCGCAACGTCGAGGCCAACGGCTACGATGCGGCGCGCGCCGAATGGCTCGACGCGGATGCGTTCAAGACGCTGCGTCGTCTGTACGACGAAGGCGAGCGCTTCGATCTGATCGTGCTCGATCCGCCGAAGTTCGCGCCGTCGCGCGAGCACGTGGACCGCGCCGCGCGCGCGTACAAGGACATCAATCTGACCGGCTTCAAGCTGCTGCGACCGGGCGGCCTGCTGTTCACGTACTCGTGCTCGGGTGCGATCGACGCCGATCTGTTCCAGAAGATCGTCGCGGGCGCCGCAGCCGACGCGCGCGTCGATGCCCGCATCCTGAAACGCCTTGGCGCGGGCGTCGATCATCCGCTGCTCACGGCGTTCCCGGAAGGCGAATACCTGAAAGGACTGCTGTTGCAAATCGCGTGA
- the dksA gene encoding RNA polymerase-binding protein DksA, which yields MTTKRPLTEPEILKMSDKDYMNEDQLAFFKNKLEQLQADILRNAGQTTENLRETVIVPDPADRATIEEEHALELRTRDRERKLLKKVQQSIARIESGDYGWCEETGEPIGIPRLLARPTATLSLEAQERRELRQKLFGD from the coding sequence ATGACGACGAAACGACCTTTGACTGAGCCCGAAATCCTGAAGATGAGCGACAAGGATTACATGAACGAGGATCAGCTCGCCTTCTTCAAGAACAAGCTCGAACAGCTGCAGGCGGACATTCTCCGCAATGCCGGCCAGACGACCGAAAACCTGCGCGAAACCGTGATCGTGCCGGACCCGGCCGACCGCGCGACGATCGAGGAAGAGCATGCGCTGGAACTGCGCACGCGCGACCGCGAACGCAAGTTGCTGAAGAAGGTGCAGCAGTCCATCGCGCGCATCGAATCGGGCGACTACGGCTGGTGCGAAGAAACCGGCGAACCGATCGGCATTCCGCGACTGCTCGCGCGCCCCACGGCGACGCTGTCGCTGGAAGCGCAGGAACGCCGCGAGCTGCGCCAGAAACTGTTCGGCGACTGA
- a CDS encoding response regulator transcription factor yields the protein MSDNNFLVIDDDEVFSGILARGLTRRGFVVAEAHNADEAIRLANQQKFGQITVDLHLGDDSGLNLVAPLRELQPDARMLVLTGYASIATAVKAVKDGADNYLAKPANVETILSALQSEASELQAEEAIENPVPLSVARLEWEHIQRVLAENGNNISATARALNMHRRTLQRKLAKRPVKQ from the coding sequence ATGAGCGACAACAATTTTCTGGTCATCGACGACGACGAAGTATTCTCCGGCATCCTCGCGCGCGGTCTCACGCGGCGTGGTTTCGTGGTGGCCGAAGCGCACAACGCCGACGAGGCGATCCGTCTCGCGAACCAGCAGAAGTTCGGCCAGATCACGGTCGATCTGCATCTCGGCGACGATTCCGGTCTGAACCTCGTCGCGCCGCTGCGCGAACTGCAACCGGATGCACGGATGCTGGTGCTGACCGGCTACGCGAGCATCGCGACGGCCGTGAAAGCGGTGAAGGACGGCGCGGACAATTATCTGGCGAAGCCCGCGAACGTCGAGACGATTCTGTCCGCGCTGCAAAGCGAGGCCAGCGAGCTGCAGGCGGAAGAGGCAATCGAGAATCCGGTGCCGCTGTCGGTTGCGCGGCTGGAATGGGAACACATCCAGCGCGTGCTCGCGGAAAACGGCAACAACATCTCGGCGACCGCGCGTGCGCTGAACATGCATCGACGCACGCTGCAACGCAAGCTCGCGAAGCGGCCGGTCAAGCAATAA
- a CDS encoding DUF484 family protein, with amino-acid sequence MNDREVAEYLLANPEFFAEHAEMLATIRLANPHGKAAVSLQERQMEMLRDKNKHLERRLAELVRYGHENDSIAAKFSRWTVHVMAERDPYALPRTIANGLRDVFDVPQAALRVWDVSEPYAQADFTRNVGEEVRIFANSLVAPYCGANTGFEAAQWLAPVAAADDAAGTSATTEAIESIALLALRDPEGSADAPAFGLLVMGSADPRRFHDGMATDFLTHIGALAGAALSRLLPR; translated from the coding sequence ATGAACGATCGCGAAGTCGCCGAATACCTGCTGGCCAACCCCGAATTCTTCGCCGAACACGCGGAGATGCTCGCGACCATCCGTCTCGCGAACCCGCACGGAAAGGCCGCCGTGTCGTTGCAGGAGCGGCAGATGGAAATGCTCCGCGACAAGAACAAGCATCTCGAGCGCCGGCTCGCCGAACTCGTGCGCTACGGCCACGAGAACGACAGCATCGCCGCGAAATTCAGCCGCTGGACCGTGCATGTGATGGCCGAACGCGACCCGTACGCACTGCCGCGCACGATCGCGAACGGCCTGCGCGACGTGTTCGACGTGCCGCAGGCTGCGCTGCGCGTGTGGGACGTTAGCGAGCCGTATGCGCAGGCTGACTTCACGCGCAACGTCGGCGAGGAAGTGCGGATTTTCGCGAACAGCCTCGTCGCGCCGTACTGCGGCGCGAACACCGGCTTCGAAGCCGCGCAGTGGCTCGCGCCGGTTGCCGCAGCCGACGACGCAGCCGGCACGTCGGCCACGACCGAAGCGATCGAATCGATTGCGCTGCTCGCGCTGCGCGATCCCGAAGGCAGCGCCGATGCGCCCGCGTTCGGCCTGCTGGTGATGGGCTCGGCCGATCCGCGCCGCTTCCACGACGGCATGGCCACCGATTTCCTGACCCACATCGGCGCACTTGCCGGAGCGGCGCTGAGCCGCCTGCTACCGCGCTGA
- the hslU gene encoding ATP-dependent protease ATPase subunit HslU, whose amino-acid sequence MSTMTPAEIVSELDKHIIGQDRAKKAVAVALRNRWRRQQVADPLRQEITPKNILMIGPTGVGKTEIARRLAKLADAPFIKIEATKFTEVGYVGRDVDSIVRDLIEISVKQTRETEMRKVRSKAQDQAEDRILDILLPGARTVGFGAGSQESAGSDDNATRQTFRKRLREGQLDDKEIELDVELPQPGMDIMGPPGMEDMTEQIRSMFANIGGGKKTRRKLKVKEALKVLSDEEASKMLNDEEVKTKAVQNVEQNGIVFLDEIDKIASRNEAGGGEVSRQGVQRDLLPLVEGTTINTKYGMVKTDHILFIASGAFHLAKPSDLIPELQGRFPIRVELDSLSVKDFEAILDATDASLVKQYQALLATEDVHLEFADDGIRRLAEIAFSVNEKTENIGARRLYTVIEKLLEEVSFSAGNHAGTSVKIDAAYVDRALNEVAQDEDLSRYVL is encoded by the coding sequence ATGAGCACCATGACTCCCGCCGAGATCGTCTCGGAACTCGACAAACACATCATCGGCCAGGACCGCGCGAAGAAAGCCGTCGCGGTGGCGCTGCGCAATCGCTGGCGGCGTCAGCAGGTCGCGGATCCGCTGCGTCAGGAAATCACGCCGAAGAACATCCTGATGATCGGACCGACCGGCGTCGGCAAAACCGAAATCGCGCGGCGTCTCGCGAAGCTCGCCGACGCGCCGTTCATCAAGATCGAAGCGACCAAGTTCACTGAAGTCGGCTACGTGGGCCGCGACGTCGACAGCATCGTGCGCGATCTGATCGAAATCTCGGTGAAGCAGACCCGCGAAACCGAAATGCGCAAGGTCCGCTCGAAGGCGCAGGACCAGGCCGAAGACCGCATCCTCGACATCCTGTTGCCGGGCGCACGCACGGTCGGCTTCGGCGCGGGCTCGCAGGAATCCGCCGGCAGCGACGACAATGCCACGCGTCAGACCTTTCGCAAGCGTCTGCGCGAAGGCCAGCTCGACGACAAGGAAATCGAACTCGACGTCGAACTGCCGCAACCGGGCATGGACATCATGGGGCCGCCGGGCATGGAAGACATGACCGAGCAGATCCGCTCGATGTTCGCGAACATCGGCGGCGGCAAGAAGACGCGCCGCAAGCTGAAGGTCAAGGAAGCGCTGAAGGTGTTGAGCGACGAAGAAGCGTCGAAGATGCTCAACGACGAGGAAGTGAAGACGAAGGCCGTGCAGAACGTCGAGCAGAACGGCATCGTGTTCCTCGACGAAATCGACAAGATCGCGTCGCGCAACGAAGCGGGCGGCGGCGAAGTGTCGCGTCAAGGTGTGCAGCGCGATCTGCTGCCGCTCGTCGAAGGCACGACGATCAACACGAAGTACGGGATGGTGAAGACCGATCACATCCTGTTCATCGCGAGCGGTGCGTTCCATCTCGCGAAGCCGAGCGATCTGATTCCCGAACTGCAGGGTCGCTTCCCGATCCGCGTCGAACTGGATTCGCTGTCGGTGAAGGACTTCGAAGCGATTCTCGATGCCACTGACGCGAGCCTCGTCAAGCAATACCAGGCGCTGCTCGCCACCGAAGACGTGCACCTCGAATTCGCCGACGACGGCATCCGCCGCCTCGCGGAGATCGCGTTCTCGGTGAACGAGAAAACCGAGAACATCGGCGCGCGCCGGCTGTACACGGTGATCGAAAAGCTGCTGGAAGAAGTGTCGTTCTCGGCGGGCAATCACGCGGGCACGAGCGTCAAGATCGACGCCGCGTATGTGGATCGCGCGCTGAATGAAGTGGCACAGGACGAAGACTTGTCGCGCTACGTGCTGTAA
- a CDS encoding cysteine-rich CWC family protein: MNPSAHRSSTSASASASGRCPRCGHAFDCGMRAAAAAGQQTDTPPCWCRAMPALPTERLVPGRACLCPECLADEIARAHAASDAPETPGPAR; the protein is encoded by the coding sequence ATGAACCCGTCGGCTCATCGTTCGTCCACCTCTGCTTCCGCGTCCGCCAGCGGGCGTTGTCCGCGCTGCGGTCATGCGTTCGATTGCGGGATGCGGGCAGCCGCAGCCGCTGGTCAGCAGACCGACACGCCTCCGTGCTGGTGCCGCGCGATGCCCGCGCTACCCACCGAGCGTCTCGTGCCCGGTCGCGCGTGCCTGTGTCCCGAATGTCTCGCCGACGAGATCGCCCGCGCGCACGCCGCGTCAGACGCACCCGAGACACCCGGCCCTGCGCGATAA
- the hslV gene encoding ATP-dependent protease subunit HslV, giving the protein MEQFHGTTIVSVRRGDKVALGGDGQVTLGNIVMKGGAKKVRRIYNGKVMVGFAGGTADAFSLLDRFEGKLEKHQGNLTRAAVELAKDWRTDRMLRRLEAMLIAADAQTTLVITGNGDVLDPENGICAIGSGGSYAQAAAQALIDNTDLSPRDIVEKALAIAGDMCIYTNHNRVIETIE; this is encoded by the coding sequence ATGGAGCAATTTCACGGCACGACGATCGTCTCCGTGCGACGCGGCGACAAGGTCGCGCTCGGCGGCGACGGTCAGGTCACGCTGGGCAACATCGTCATGAAGGGCGGCGCGAAGAAAGTCCGACGCATCTATAACGGCAAGGTGATGGTCGGCTTTGCCGGCGGCACCGCCGATGCGTTCTCGCTGCTCGACCGCTTCGAAGGCAAGCTCGAGAAGCATCAGGGCAATCTCACGCGCGCCGCCGTCGAACTCGCGAAAGACTGGCGCACCGACCGCATGCTGCGCCGGCTCGAAGCGATGCTGATCGCCGCCGATGCGCAGACCACGCTCGTCATCACCGGCAACGGCGACGTGCTCGATCCGGAAAACGGCATCTGTGCAATCGGTTCGGGCGGTTCGTATGCGCAGGCCGCTGCGCAGGCGCTCATCGACAACACCGATCTATCGCCGCGCGACATCGTCGAGAAAGCGCTCGCGATCGCCGGCGACATGTGCATCTATACGAATCACAACCGCGTCATCGAGACGATCGAGTAA
- the argB gene encoding acetylglutamate kinase — protein sequence MSELPDLSQIAPTLKAEILAEALPYIRQYHGKTVVIKYGGNAMTEERLKQGFARDVILLKLVGINPVIVHGGGPQIDQALKKIGKQGTFIQGMRVTDEETMEVVEWVLGGEVQQDIVTLINHFGGHAVGLTGKDGGLIHARKLLMPDRDNPGQYLDIGQVGEVESINPAVVKALQDDAFIPVISPIGFGADGLSYNINADLVAGKLAVVLNAEKLVMMTNIPGVMDKAGNLLTDLSAREIDALFADGTISGGMLPKISSALDAAKSGVHSVHIIDGRIEHSVLLEILTEQPFGTMIRSH from the coding sequence ATGTCTGAACTTCCCGATCTCTCGCAGATTGCGCCCACGCTGAAAGCCGAAATACTTGCCGAGGCGCTGCCCTACATTCGCCAGTATCACGGCAAGACCGTGGTGATCAAATACGGCGGCAACGCCATGACGGAAGAGCGGCTGAAGCAGGGCTTCGCGCGCGACGTGATCCTGCTGAAACTGGTCGGCATCAACCCGGTCATCGTGCACGGCGGCGGCCCGCAGATCGACCAGGCGCTGAAGAAAATCGGCAAGCAGGGCACCTTCATTCAAGGCATGCGCGTCACCGACGAAGAGACGATGGAAGTCGTCGAATGGGTGCTCGGCGGCGAAGTGCAGCAGGACATCGTCACGCTGATCAACCACTTCGGCGGCCACGCAGTCGGGCTCACGGGCAAGGACGGCGGCCTGATCCACGCGCGCAAGCTGCTGATGCCGGACCGCGACAACCCGGGTCAGTACCTCGACATCGGCCAGGTCGGCGAGGTCGAGTCGATCAACCCGGCCGTCGTGAAGGCGCTGCAGGACGACGCGTTCATTCCGGTGATCTCGCCGATCGGTTTCGGCGCAGACGGCCTGTCGTACAACATCAACGCGGACCTCGTCGCCGGCAAGCTCGCCGTCGTGCTGAACGCCGAGAAGCTGGTGATGATGACCAACATCCCCGGCGTGATGGACAAGGCGGGCAACCTGCTGACCGATCTGTCGGCGCGCGAGATCGATGCGCTGTTCGCCGACGGCACGATCTCCGGCGGCATGCTGCCGAAAATCTCGTCGGCACTCGATGCCGCGAAGAGCGGCGTGCATTCGGTGCACATCATCGACGGGCGTATCGAGCATTCGGTCCTGCTCGAAATCCTGACCGAGCAGCCGTTCGGCACGATGATCCGCTCGCACTGA
- a CDS encoding ATP-binding protein → MQRLTNTGRVNLSHLFWLRSFAIIGQLGTIAFVQIFIGVHLPLPAMLLVIALEALFNALTWLRVARAKPESNLELFGQIWVDLGSLSALLFLSGGTTNPFVSLYLPSLAIAAAVLPWHLMLWLAAFAVACYAVLGFDSVPLNLDNPANLFDYYRSGMWVNFMVSVGLIAWFVARMSRALRQRDAALGDAQQRLLRDERAVALGVQAATVAHEIGTPLSTIAMLTEELRDAAHTDAGLAPYSADLDLLERQMTLCTSALARLRSRAATHEVSGNRQTVAQWLESFAEQWRLRHPHVTFQLLGAPPESATLADTVAAGQILTILLDNAARASRDHVTLSAVETPRGDFVEFEVRDAGLGIPSALRTLLGTMPVDSTQGGQGVGLYLAFSAAARLGGSIELTDARDIRPRGTRAVLRLPVAGHDSSGGAGSDLAFPNVEKHK, encoded by the coding sequence ATGCAACGCCTCACCAACACCGGCCGCGTCAATCTCAGCCATCTCTTCTGGCTGCGCAGCTTCGCCATCATCGGCCAGCTCGGCACGATCGCGTTCGTGCAGATTTTTATCGGCGTGCATCTGCCGTTGCCCGCGATGCTGCTCGTGATCGCGCTCGAAGCGCTGTTCAACGCGCTCACGTGGTTGCGCGTCGCGCGCGCGAAGCCCGAATCGAATCTTGAGCTGTTCGGCCAGATCTGGGTCGATCTCGGCTCGCTGTCGGCGCTGCTGTTTCTGTCGGGCGGCACGACCAATCCGTTTGTGTCGCTGTACCTGCCGTCGCTCGCGATTGCCGCCGCCGTGCTGCCGTGGCATCTGATGCTGTGGCTCGCCGCGTTCGCGGTGGCTTGCTACGCAGTGCTCGGTTTCGATTCGGTGCCGCTCAATCTCGATAATCCGGCGAACCTGTTCGACTACTACCGCTCGGGTATGTGGGTGAACTTCATGGTGAGCGTCGGGCTGATTGCGTGGTTCGTTGCGCGGATGTCGCGAGCGCTGCGGCAACGTGACGCAGCGCTCGGCGACGCGCAGCAGCGCTTGCTCCGCGACGAACGCGCGGTCGCGCTAGGCGTGCAGGCAGCGACGGTCGCGCACGAAATCGGCACGCCGTTGTCTACCATTGCGATGTTGACCGAAGAGCTGCGCGATGCCGCGCACACCGACGCCGGCCTCGCGCCGTATTCCGCCGACCTCGATCTGCTCGAACGGCAAATGACGTTGTGCACGTCGGCGCTCGCGCGGTTGCGTAGCCGCGCGGCGACGCACGAAGTGTCGGGCAACCGGCAGACGGTCGCACAATGGCTCGAATCGTTCGCCGAGCAATGGCGGCTGCGTCATCCGCACGTGACGTTCCAGCTGCTCGGTGCGCCGCCCGAAAGCGCGACGCTCGCCGATACGGTCGCGGCCGGCCAGATCCTCACGATCCTGCTCGACAACGCGGCACGCGCGAGTCGCGATCACGTGACGCTGTCTGCAGTCGAGACACCGCGTGGCGATTTCGTCGAGTTCGAGGTGCGCGATGCGGGTCTCGGGATTCCGTCGGCGCTGCGCACGTTGCTTGGGACGATGCCGGTCGATAGCACGCAGGGCGGCCAGGGTGTGGGGCTGTATCTGGCGTTTTCGGCGGCGGCGCGGCTGGGTGGGTCGATTGAGTTGACCGACGCGCGCGATATCAGGCCGCGGGGGACGCGGGCGGTGTTGCGTTTGCCGGTGGCAGGACATGATTCATCGGGGGGAGCGGGTTCAGACCTGGCGTTCCCCAATGTGGAGAAACACAAATGA
- the xerC gene encoding tyrosine recombinase XerC — MTSADPVADYLAILENERRLSAHTLRGYTHELGELQKLANGRPLESLTTVDIRGAVVRAHAGGLSARSIGHRLSAWRAFYRWLAGRVELPANPCSTVRAPKRAKTLPKALSVDDAHTLMEAPSAGTAENVRDHAILELFYSSGLRLAELVSLDARYTKVDGHESVGWLKLDAAEVEVLGKGNRRRTVPVGSKALDALRAWLAVRDEFVKNDPHPLFLTARGNRMSPNVVRDRVKRAALVAGIPANVHPHVLRHSFATHVLQSSGDLRAVQELLGHASITATQVYTGLDFQHLARIYDAAHPRAKKRD, encoded by the coding sequence GTGACGTCCGCCGATCCAGTCGCCGACTACCTCGCGATCCTCGAAAACGAGCGGCGGTTGTCGGCGCACACGCTGCGCGGCTACACGCACGAACTCGGCGAACTGCAGAAGCTCGCGAACGGCCGGCCGCTCGAAAGTCTCACCACTGTCGACATCCGCGGCGCCGTCGTGCGCGCGCATGCGGGCGGGCTGTCCGCGCGCTCGATCGGTCACCGGCTGTCGGCATGGCGCGCGTTCTATCGCTGGCTCGCCGGACGCGTCGAGCTGCCCGCGAATCCGTGCTCGACGGTGCGCGCACCGAAACGCGCGAAGACACTGCCGAAGGCGCTATCCGTCGACGATGCGCACACGCTGATGGAAGCGCCCTCCGCAGGCACCGCCGAGAACGTCCGCGACCATGCGATCCTCGAACTGTTCTACTCGTCGGGTCTGCGGCTCGCGGAGCTGGTCAGCCTCGACGCGCGGTACACGAAGGTGGACGGCCATGAATCGGTGGGCTGGCTGAAGCTCGATGCGGCGGAAGTCGAAGTGCTGGGCAAGGGCAATCGTCGCCGGACCGTACCGGTGGGCAGCAAGGCACTCGACGCGCTGCGCGCATGGCTCGCGGTGCGCGACGAGTTCGTCAAAAACGATCCGCATCCGCTGTTCCTCACCGCGCGCGGCAACCGGATGTCGCCGAACGTCGTGCGCGATCGCGTGAAGCGCGCGGCGCTCGTCGCCGGCATTCCGGCGAACGTGCATCCGCACGTGCTGCGCCATTCGTTCGCGACGCACGTGCTGCAGTCGAGCGGCGATCTGCGTGCGGTCCAGGAACTGCTCGGTCACGCGAGCATCACCGCGACGCAGGTCTATACGGGCCTCGATTTCCAGCATCTCGCGCGCATTTACGATGCGGCGCATCCGCGCGCTAAAAAGCGCGACTGA
- a CDS encoding pyrimidine 5'-nucleotidase — protein MRSSRPRRSRPKIEAGSPVWLFDLDNTLHHASHAIFPAINEAMTQYIIDTLQVDLDEANRLRSGYSLRYGATLLGLTRHHPIDPHDFLRVVHDFPDLPSMVRSERGLPRLIAALPGRKIILTNAPVAYAQAVLKELGIERLFERVIAIEHMQHRRLWRAKPDASMLRRAMRDAHVALGDAILVEDTRSHLKNYRRLGIRTVWITGHLPAPARPAGIRAPLPGTGRPHYVDRCIRSLKSLRLGTRSGRLKGRRTCNRSASMTRP, from the coding sequence ATGCGCTCCTCCCGCCCGCGACGCAGTCGACCCAAGATCGAAGCCGGCAGCCCCGTCTGGCTGTTCGACCTCGACAACACGCTGCATCACGCGTCGCATGCGATCTTCCCGGCGATCAACGAAGCGATGACGCAGTACATCATCGACACGCTGCAGGTCGATCTCGACGAAGCGAACCGTCTGCGCTCGGGCTACAGCCTGCGCTACGGCGCGACGCTGCTGGGCCTTACCCGCCATCATCCGATCGATCCGCACGACTTCCTGAGAGTCGTCCACGATTTTCCGGATCTGCCGTCGATGGTGCGCAGCGAGCGCGGCTTGCCGCGGCTCATCGCCGCGCTGCCGGGCCGCAAGATCATCCTCACCAATGCGCCCGTCGCGTACGCACAAGCCGTGCTGAAAGAGCTCGGCATCGAGCGGCTGTTCGAGCGCGTGATCGCGATCGAGCACATGCAGCACCGTCGGTTGTGGCGCGCGAAGCCCGACGCGTCGATGCTGCGCCGGGCGATGCGCGACGCGCACGTCGCGCTCGGCGACGCGATCCTCGTCGAAGACACCCGCAGCCACCTGAAAAACTATCGGCGGCTCGGCATCCGCACCGTGTGGATCACCGGTCACCTGCCCGCTCCGGCCCGGCCGGCGGGCATCCGGGCGCCGTTGCCGGGCACCGGCAGACCGCACTATGTCGACCGGTGCATTCGTTCGTTAAAATCGCTACGACTGGGCACCCGCTCCGGGCGACTGAAGGGACGACGCACATGCAACCGATCAGCAAGCATGACGAGGCCGTAA
- a CDS encoding CobW family GTP-binding protein: protein MIPVTILTGFLGSGKTTLLKRILNEKHGMKIAVIENEFGEENIDNEILVQDSNEQIIQMSNGCICCTIRGDLARVLADLAAQKRDGKLDFDRIVIETTGLANPGPVAQTFFMDNDIADEFLLDAIITLVDAKHANHQLDEHEVVQRQVGFADRLFITKADLVDENAVADLRHRLLHMNPKAAIKVVNFGEADIKEIFDLRGFNLNSKLEIDPDFLAEDDHDHDHDHDHAHGHDHDHDHDHANCDHDHGHCDHEGHAHEGHDHAHHNHHHAHHDDKIKSFVYRSDRPFDPNKLEDFLGGILQIYGERLLRYKGVLYMKGVDRKVVFQGVHQMMGSDLAAKWQPVEKKTNKMVFIGIELPQDLITDGLDACLA, encoded by the coding sequence ATGATTCCCGTCACCATCCTGACCGGCTTTCTGGGCAGCGGCAAAACCACGCTGCTCAAACGCATCCTGAACGAGAAGCACGGCATGAAGATCGCCGTGATCGAAAACGAGTTCGGCGAAGAAAACATCGACAACGAGATCCTCGTGCAGGACTCGAACGAGCAGATCATCCAGATGAGCAACGGCTGCATCTGCTGCACGATCCGCGGCGATCTGGCTCGCGTGCTCGCCGACCTCGCCGCGCAGAAGCGCGACGGCAAGCTCGATTTCGACCGCATCGTGATCGAGACCACCGGCCTTGCGAATCCCGGCCCGGTCGCGCAGACGTTCTTCATGGACAACGACATCGCCGATGAGTTTTTGCTCGACGCGATCATCACGTTGGTCGACGCGAAGCACGCGAACCATCAGCTCGACGAACACGAAGTCGTGCAGCGCCAGGTCGGTTTCGCCGATCGTCTGTTCATCACGAAGGCCGATCTCGTCGATGAAAACGCAGTGGCGGATCTGCGGCACCGTCTGCTGCACATGAACCCGAAGGCGGCGATCAAGGTCGTCAATTTCGGCGAAGCGGACATCAAGGAAATCTTCGATCTGCGCGGCTTCAACCTGAATTCGAAGCTCGAGATCGATCCGGACTTCCTCGCCGAAGACGATCACGATCACGACCACGACCACGATCATGCGCATGGCCACGATCACGACCATGATCATGACCACGCAAACTGCGATCACGATCACGGCCATTGCGATCATGAAGGCCACGCTCATGAGGGCCACGATCACGCACACCACAATCATCACCACGCGCATCACGACGACAAGATCAAATCGTTCGTCTATCGCAGCGACCGCCCGTTCGATCCGAACAAGCTCGAAGATTTCCTCGGCGGCATCCTGCAGATCTACGGCGAACGTCTGCTGCGCTACAAGGGCGTGCTGTACATGAAGGGCGTCGATCGCAAGGTCGTGTTCCAGGGCGTCCACCAGATGATGGGCAGCGACCTCGCCGCGAAATGGCAGCCGGTCGAAAAGAAGACCAACAAGATGGTCTTCATCGGTATCGAACTGCCGCAGGATCTGATCACCGACGGCCTCGACGCCTGCCTCGCCTGA